Proteins encoded together in one Triticum dicoccoides isolate Atlit2015 ecotype Zavitan chromosome 7B, WEW_v2.0, whole genome shotgun sequence window:
- the LOC119335489 gene encoding uncharacterized protein LOC119335489 yields MTSIPPGSALRDCAAGYPQPIDHDSATAALRLRETVGQHNGDVVYRGSSVEQDITRHVFRWNTTDYRQVFENGFQARPQGDTPDGTYFNLDHHVHHGGAPGDPDRPEPHAFISTTVNTRWVPDPPTTILPVGGRMEIYRYEIYAPGGIWVNETLLERYRFPAQAEVAFVGGIAPQYIHSAQLFILTRPRRFPERARADQRIILNGHFSPDPDLDRRLIIQNPVHYYVDDETSKRRALTIKIWRPQLPNATRKKRDTSDNIVDWYAKGVEDSPGYINAAFRSSRSNEVYLFMQNEYVLVKYAPGTTDDSIVNGPLLICDGYPSLHGTAFGEHGIDCAFDSHDGSEAIIFCSNLCAHIDYAPGTTNDRILNGPMTITAMFPFFNGTEFADSIDAAFTSSVMHEAYLFKGDSYANINYSSKTCIAIRKITEGFYSLRNTIFESGVEAAFASHRTDEAYIFKGDQYALINVAHGTTDDYIIGGVKPIAPNWPCLRRILPRKNLGVDDHGHHNQEQADQDHVHDEL; encoded by the exons ATGACATCAATCCCTCCAGGTTCAGCCCTGAGAGATTGTGCAGCTGGCTATCCACAGCCTATAGACCATGACTCTGCAACTGCTGCTCTAAGATTGCGGGAAACTGTTGGACAACACAATGGTGATGTCGTATACAGGGGTAGCAGCGTGGAACAGGATATCACCCGCCATGTTTTTCGTTGGAACACTACTGATTATAGACAAGTCTTTGAAAATGGATTCCAAGCAAGGCCTCAGGGAGACACTCCCGACGGCACCTACTTCAATTTGGATCACCATGTCCATCATGGAG GAGCTCCTGGTGATCCCGATAGGCCTGAACCACACGCCTTCATTAGCACAACCGTAAACACTAGATGGGTTCCTGACCCTCCTACAACAATACTCCCAGTAGGAGGGCGAATGGAAATCTATCGTTACGAGATCTATGCTCCTGGTGGTATATGGGTTAATGAGACCCTTCTTGAGCGATACCGGTTCCCTGCTCAAGCCGAAGTTGCCTTTGTTGGTGGCATTGCACCTCAGTACATTCACTCTGCTCAATTATTCATTTTGACTCGTCCAAGAAG GTTTCCAGAACGGGCCAGAGCAGATCAAAGAATTATACTAAACGGGCATTTCagtccagatccagatctggataggAGGCTCATCATCCAGAACCCTGTACACTATTATGTTGATGATGAGACCAGCAAACGTCGAGCTTTAACTATCAAAATTTGGAGGCCACAATTGCCAAACGCCACGAGAAAGAAAAGAGATACATCCGATAACATTGTTGATTGGTACGCTAAGGGCGTAGAAGATTCGCCTGGTTATATAAATGCTGCATTCCGTTCATCTAGGAGCAACGAAGTCTATTTGTTCATGCAAAACGAGTATGTGCTGGTGAAGTATGCTCCTGGAACAACGGACGATAGCATTGTGAATGGGCCACTTCTTATTTGTGACGGGTATCCGTCACTTCATGGCACGGCATTTGGTGAACATGGAATTGACTGTGCCTTTGACAGCCACGATGGCAGTGAAGCAATCATCTTCTGTAGTAATCTCTGTGCCCACATAGACTATGCTCCGGGAACAACAAATGATAGAATCCTCAATGGGCCTATGACAATCACTGCCATGTTCCCCTTCTTCAACGGTACGGAGTTTGCGGACTCTATTGACGCTGCATTTACATCAAGCGTGATGCACGAAGCTTACTTATTCAAAGGTGACTCCTATGCAAACATAAACTATTCTTCCAAGACTTGCATTGCCATCCGCAAGATCACAGAAGGATTTTATAGTTTGAGAAACACCATCTTTGAAAGTGGAGTTGAAGCAGCTTTCGCTTCTCATCGGACTGATGAAGCTTACATTTTCAAAGGAGACCAATATGCACTTATCAACGTTGCCCATGGTACAACCGACGACTATATCATTGGTGGTGTAAAGCCAATCGCTCCCAACTGGCCATGTCTTCGTCGAATACTGCCTCGCAAAAATCTTGGAGTTGATGACCATGGTCACCACAACCAAGAACAAGCTGACCAAGACCACGTACATGATGAGCTTTAA